One genomic region from Gammaproteobacteria bacterium encodes:
- a CDS encoding Lrp/AsnC family transcriptional regulator, giving the protein MMDSFDKKILHLLQQDCTVAISSIAEQVGLSTSPCWRRIQAMEHAGIITGRVALADPAKLNLGLTVFVMIKTSKHNPQWLEKFSDVADDFSEIVEFYRMSGQVDYLLKVVVPDMKAFDNFYKSLITRADFSDISSSFSMEEIKYTTALPVTYI; this is encoded by the coding sequence ATTATGGATTCGTTCGATAAAAAGATTCTACATTTGTTACAGCAAGATTGTACTGTCGCTATCAGCAGCATTGCAGAACAGGTTGGTTTATCAACTTCACCATGTTGGCGTCGTATTCAAGCAATGGAACACGCTGGCATTATTACCGGACGAGTCGCGTTGGCCGATCCCGCTAAACTCAATCTCGGACTTACGGTGTTTGTGATGATCAAAACGAGCAAACATAATCCGCAGTGGTTAGAAAAATTCTCTGACGTTGCTGACGACTTTAGCGAAATAGTAGAGTTTTACCGCATGAGCGGCCAAGTCGATTATTTGTTAAAGGTGGTCGTGCCTGACATGAAGGCGTTTGATAACTTTTATAAGAGCTTAATTACTCGCGCTGATTTTTCGGATATTAGTTCGAGTTTTTCAATGGAAGAGATTAAATACACCACCGCATTGCCCGTCACTTATATTTGA
- the aqpZ gene encoding aquaporin Z: MTLTKKLAAEFIGTFWLVLGGCGSAVLAAGFPDVGIGLLGVSLAFGLTVLTMAYAIGHISGCHLNPAVSVGLWAGGRFALAELGPYIAAQVTGGVVGAATLYVIASGQAGFDVSAGFAANGYGEHSPGGYGLIAALVTEVVMTLMFLFIILGATDKRAPQGFAPIAIGLGLTLIHLISIPVTNTSVNPARSTGVAIFQGDWALSQLWLFWLAPIAGAILAGVIYRWFESNQATETN; encoded by the coding sequence ATGACATTGACAAAAAAATTAGCCGCAGAATTTATTGGCACATTTTGGTTGGTCCTCGGGGGGTGTGGCAGTGCGGTGTTAGCCGCGGGCTTTCCCGACGTTGGCATTGGTTTATTAGGGGTGTCGTTAGCGTTTGGTCTTACCGTGTTAACCATGGCCTATGCTATTGGTCATATTTCGGGTTGCCACCTTAATCCTGCAGTTTCTGTAGGTTTATGGGCTGGAGGACGTTTTGCACTGGCTGAACTTGGCCCTTATATCGCTGCGCAAGTAACAGGTGGTGTAGTGGGTGCGGCGACTTTATATGTTATCGCATCTGGCCAAGCTGGTTTTGATGTGTCGGCCGGTTTTGCAGCCAATGGTTATGGCGAACACTCGCCTGGTGGTTATGGCTTAATTGCGGCACTGGTCACTGAAGTGGTGATGACCTTAATGTTTTTATTTATCATCTTAGGGGCGACCGACAAACGAGCGCCACAAGGGTTTGCGCCGATAGCGATTGGGCTTGGGCTTACTCTTATCCATTTAATTAGTATTCCGGTGACTAATACGTCGGTTAATCCAGCGCGCAGCACGGGCGTTGCAATTTTTCAGGGAGATTGGGCGTTGTCACAACTGTGGTTATTTTGGTTAGCACCGATCGCTGGCGCCATATTAGCAGGGGTGATTTATCGTTGGTTTGAAAGTAATCAAGCAACAGAAACTAACTAA
- a CDS encoding 2Fe-2S iron-sulfur cluster binding domain-containing protein, whose protein sequence is MKAVTYNNVLCDKKFEQRSEQTTLEYLEAQGFTVDYHCRDGTCGACRCKLNTGQVVYTLEPLAYIRDGEILTCCTRPTSDIDISSVY, encoded by the coding sequence ATGAAAGCAGTAACTTACAACAATGTGTTGTGCGATAAGAAATTCGAACAACGCAGCGAGCAAACCACCTTAGAGTATTTAGAAGCTCAGGGGTTTACCGTAGATTATCATTGTCGTGATGGTACCTGTGGCGCTTGTCGTTGTAAGTTAAATACTGGCCAAGTAGTTTATACCCTAGAACCGCTGGCCTATATTCGCGACGGTGAAATTTTAACCTGTTGTACCCGCCCTACTTCTGACATCGATATTTCTAGCGTTTATTAA
- the nrdB gene encoding ribonucleotide-diphosphate reductase subunit beta — translation MTYSTFNQIKNNPLLEPMFLGNAVNVSRFDQQKLPIFEKLIEKQISFFWRPEEVDISKDRADWQKLSDSERHIFISNLKYQTLLDSIAARSVNVTLLPLVSLPEIETWVETWGFFETIHSRSYTHILRNLFTDPSEVFDDILLNEDIMKRATSISKFFDEVILLTQLLQSQGEGTYQVEGRSVVVTQRKLKESLFLAICSINALEAIRFYVSFACSFAFAERELLEGNAKIIKLIARDESVHLTGTQHILNLWADGKDDPEMAEISADMKQQGLQVFLDVVEQEKEWADYLFKDGSMIGLNAVMLKEYIEYISNQRLIAIGYKPPFSTLTNPLPWMNSYLVSDNVQVAPQESEISSYLVGQIDSELDSDEFDDFDL, via the coding sequence ATGACATACTCTACGTTCAATCAAATTAAAAACAATCCTCTGCTTGAGCCAATGTTTCTCGGTAACGCCGTCAATGTTTCACGTTTTGATCAACAAAAATTACCCATTTTTGAAAAATTAATCGAAAAACAAATTTCATTTTTCTGGCGTCCCGAAGAAGTTGATATTTCAAAAGACCGTGCCGATTGGCAAAAACTGTCGGACAGCGAACGTCATATATTCATCAGCAACCTTAAATACCAAACGTTGCTCGATTCAATCGCTGCGCGTAGCGTTAACGTTACCTTGCTGCCGTTAGTCTCATTGCCTGAGATTGAAACTTGGGTTGAAACTTGGGGCTTTTTTGAAACTATTCATTCTCGTTCATATACCCATATTTTACGTAACTTGTTTACTGACCCTAGCGAAGTATTTGACGATATTTTACTGAACGAAGATATCATGAAACGTGCCACCAGCATTTCAAAATTCTTTGACGAAGTGATCTTACTAACCCAGTTATTGCAGTCACAAGGCGAAGGCACTTATCAAGTTGAAGGGCGCAGTGTTGTCGTTACACAACGTAAGCTTAAAGAAAGCCTGTTTTTGGCCATTTGTTCGATTAATGCCCTAGAAGCAATTCGTTTCTATGTTAGTTTTGCCTGTTCGTTTGCTTTTGCCGAACGTGAATTGCTTGAAGGTAACGCCAAAATTATCAAGCTAATTGCGCGTGATGAGTCAGTTCACCTGACCGGTACTCAGCATATCTTAAACTTGTGGGCCGACGGTAAAGACGATCCAGAAATGGCCGAAATCAGTGCTGACATGAAGCAGCAAGGTTTACAGGTCTTTTTAGACGTGGTCGAACAAGAAAAAGAGTGGGCTGACTATTTATTTAAAGATGGCTCAATGATTGGCTTAAACGCTGTAATGCTCAAGGAATACATTGAATATATCAGTAACCAACGTTTAATCGCGATCGGTTACAAGCCACCATTCTCGACCTTAACTAACCCACTGCCATGGATGAATTCTTATTTGGTCAGTGACAATGTGCAAGTTGCACCACAAGAGAGTGAAATTTCATCTTACTTAGTGGGTCAAATTGACAGTGAGTTAGACAGTGATGAATTCGATGACTTTGATTTATAA